From Lujinxingia litoralis, the proteins below share one genomic window:
- a CDS encoding S1C family serine protease, producing the protein MLTRSGKRHLLLVLAVAALCAPRPGRAAAQESILQEIQREQRELFTRVAPSVVFITHENGLGSGFFVSSDGVILTNAHVVQQHPQVQVVLHDGRRLTGEVIELAEDRDLALVKVQVNNVAPLRMAGMHDVAVGDWAAAVGHGRGAIWTYTTGMISNIYPSGEERPLFQTQIPLNPGSSGGPVVNLRGEAIGVVTAGLTDAQSINFAIPLQQAIAHLPTLSERCDCLVIELANTTPVYVNDVMVGSGPRVVLMVEEGMYEVAALIDGRLVRRQVSWPQSRKITLGE; encoded by the coding sequence ATGTTGACACGCTCAGGTAAGAGACATCTGCTCCTGGTGCTCGCGGTGGCCGCGCTCTGCGCGCCGCGGCCGGGGCGCGCCGCCGCCCAGGAGTCCATTCTCCAAGAGATCCAGCGCGAACAGCGCGAGCTCTTCACCCGTGTGGCGCCCTCGGTGGTGTTCATCACCCATGAAAACGGGCTGGGCTCGGGCTTTTTTGTCTCCTCCGACGGGGTGATCCTGACCAACGCCCACGTCGTCCAGCAACACCCCCAGGTTCAAGTCGTCCTGCACGACGGGCGCCGCCTCACCGGAGAGGTCATCGAACTCGCCGAAGACCGCGATCTGGCGCTGGTGAAGGTGCAGGTCAACAACGTCGCCCCCCTGCGCATGGCCGGTATGCACGACGTGGCCGTGGGCGACTGGGCGGCCGCCGTCGGCCACGGACGCGGGGCGATCTGGACCTACACCACCGGGATGATCTCAAACATCTATCCCAGCGGCGAAGAGAGGCCCCTCTTTCAGACCCAGATCCCCCTGAACCCCGGCAGCTCGGGAGGGCCGGTGGTGAACCTCCGCGGCGAGGCCATCGGCGTGGTCACAGCCGGACTCACCGATGCCCAGAGCATCAACTTTGCGATTCCGCTGCAGCAGGCCATCGCCCACCTGCCCACGCTCAGCGAGCGCTGCGATTGTCTGGTGATCGAGCTCGCCAACACCACTCCGGTGTACGTCAACGACGTGATGGTCGGCTCCGGCCCGCGCGTGGTGCTGATGGTCGAGGAAGGCATGTATGAGGTCGCGGCGCTGATCGACGGCCGCCTGGTGCGCCGGCAGGTA
- a CDS encoding helix-turn-helix domain-containing protein: MSFASKNASGDLLEPYAVPNALVELVRSAESWLVIVSPYFDPWRHLRDALVDAREAGVKIKFLIREDQMREKKVIRHFRDLKLEPLALKRLHAKIYISDKQALLTSMNLLSGSRESVEFGLCIDRQKHADLYEAVFRQAYGLLKKSELVELPSPKPRGVPVQKAAPVQKAAPVQKAAPAKTWTPPAKAVASASASAQNAAKGAASCTEVDEEALKRLSKTQAESYRLWCEKHSVHRVAKERQCTESTIRYHLAAAIEVGLIPVEHVVTEKQRNIIAEAVGRVGPNAGQGAIVKTSQGPVCYGEVACVLAAMKLLRC; encoded by the coding sequence ATGAGCTTTGCATCAAAAAACGCGTCGGGAGACCTTCTGGAGCCTTATGCCGTGCCCAACGCCCTGGTGGAGCTTGTGCGTTCGGCGGAGAGCTGGCTGGTGATCGTCTCGCCATATTTCGATCCCTGGCGCCACCTGCGCGACGCCCTGGTGGATGCGCGGGAGGCCGGGGTCAAAATCAAGTTTCTGATCCGCGAGGATCAGATGCGGGAGAAGAAGGTCATCCGCCACTTTCGGGATCTGAAGCTCGAGCCCCTGGCGCTGAAAAGGCTGCACGCCAAGATCTACATCAGCGATAAACAGGCGCTCCTCACCTCGATGAATCTTTTGTCGGGCAGCCGCGAGAGCGTGGAGTTCGGGCTCTGCATCGACCGCCAGAAGCACGCGGATCTCTACGAAGCGGTCTTTCGCCAGGCGTATGGTCTCCTCAAAAAGTCGGAGCTTGTGGAACTTCCTTCGCCGAAGCCACGGGGTGTGCCAGTGCAGAAGGCCGCGCCAGTGCAGAAGGCCGCGCCAGTGCAGAAGGCCGCGCCGGCGAAGACGTGGACACCCCCGGCGAAGGCTGTGGCGAGTGCGAGCGCGTCGGCACAAAACGCGGCGAAGGGGGCGGCGTCATGTACTGAGGTGGATGAAGAGGCGTTGAAACGTCTCTCCAAAACCCAGGCTGAGAGTTATCGGCTTTGGTGCGAAAAACACTCCGTTCACAGGGTCGCGAAGGAGCGTCAGTGCACCGAAAGCACCATCCGTTATCACCTGGCCGCCGCCATCGAGGTGGGCCTGATTCCCGTCGAGCACGTTGTTACGGAGAAGCAACGCAACATCATCGCGGAGGCCGTAGGCAGGGTCGGCCCGAACGCCGGGCAGGGCGCGATCGTCAAAACGAGTCAGGGGCCGGT